The following proteins are encoded in a genomic region of Paenibacillus sp. FSL R7-0273:
- a CDS encoding pectinesterase family protein — protein sequence MKHIVISKTGGGDFSSVQAAVDSIPEGVGDVTVLHIQAGVYYEKLRINRPNLRLIGEDGVRLSYDDYARKPGSEGTPIGTFGSCSTYITGDNITVENIIFENTAGSSDEVGQAVALYVDADRVAFRNCTFLAAQDTLYLARPKEERVNRSGRNYFEHCRIAGDIDFIFGSATAYFHECEITSLNLGKEINGYITAAATPEDKQTGFVFHKCRLVSDAAGGSVYLGRPWRDYARTAFIDCWMGAHIRREGWNDWDKASVWHTVHYGEAGSEGPGAHADKRVGWSKQLSESELEQLTLEAVFGGETDWIC from the coding sequence ATGAAGCATATTGTGATCAGCAAGACGGGCGGGGGCGACTTCAGCTCTGTTCAGGCTGCGGTGGACAGCATACCGGAAGGAGTAGGGGATGTAACAGTCCTGCACATTCAAGCGGGTGTATATTATGAGAAGCTTCGCATCAACAGACCTAATTTACGGTTGATTGGCGAAGACGGGGTAAGACTGTCCTACGATGATTATGCGCGAAAGCCAGGCAGTGAAGGTACGCCAATCGGCACCTTTGGCTCATGCAGCACTTATATTACCGGTGATAACATCACGGTGGAAAATATCATTTTTGAAAATACAGCCGGCAGCAGTGATGAGGTAGGCCAGGCGGTGGCGCTGTATGTGGATGCCGACCGGGTTGCTTTCCGGAACTGCACCTTTCTGGCAGCGCAGGATACGCTCTATCTGGCCAGGCCGAAGGAAGAGAGAGTGAACCGGAGCGGCCGCAATTATTTTGAGCATTGCCGGATAGCCGGTGATATCGATTTTATTTTCGGATCGGCGACGGCCTATTTTCATGAATGCGAAATTACCAGCCTGAATCTGGGCAAGGAGATTAACGGCTACATTACGGCTGCCGCTACCCCTGAGGATAAGCAGACAGGCTTTGTATTCCATAAATGCCGGCTGGTCAGCGATGCGGCCGGGGGCAGTGTATATTTGGGAAGACCCTGGCGCGACTATGCCCGTACAGCTTTTATTGACTGCTGGATGGGGGCACATATCCGCCGTGAGGGCTGGAATGACTGGGATAAGGCCAGTGTATGGCATACCGTTCATTACGGTGAAGCCGGTTCGGAGGGACCGGGGGCGCATGCGGACAAGCGGGTCGGCTGGTCTAAGCAGCTGAGTGAAAGTGAGCTGGAGCAGCTTACGCTTGAGGCCGTTTTTGGCGGGGAAACAGACTGGATTTGCTGA
- a CDS encoding glycoside hydrolase family 88/105 protein, translating into MGEKWAVKTADTLMERLPRLHEDKGYNGKWSYDFGVVLKGYELLWKQTGDRKYFNYIAGNMDYFIQEDGNIRGYRQDENNIDHINNGKLLFTLYAETGLEKYKLAAGHLRDQLRTHPRTSEGAFWHKNIYPYQIWLDGLYMGSPFYLQYLLAFEEGADIGDVTKQFILCEKHTKDPVTGLLFHAWDEKKVQPWCDPQTGLSENFWGRSMGWYLMALVDVLELLPADHADYNELVRILRDTLGALKSYQDAETGVWYQVVNLGERKGNYLEASASSMIVYALGKGIRLGVLDNSWTEMLDRGYAGLIAEFVLVTKEGRVNLNKNCQVAGLGGADKRDGTYAYYISEPIITNDQKGLGAFLQACAEYEQLRAGSGASGLSGQGGSHAAV; encoded by the coding sequence GTGGGAGAGAAATGGGCTGTTAAGACGGCGGATACGCTGATGGAGCGTCTGCCGAGACTGCATGAGGATAAGGGCTACAATGGCAAATGGTCATATGATTTCGGAGTGGTCCTGAAAGGGTACGAGCTGCTGTGGAAGCAGACGGGAGACCGGAAATATTTCAATTATATCGCTGGCAATATGGATTATTTCATTCAGGAGGACGGCAATATCCGCGGATACCGCCAGGATGAGAATAATATTGATCATATCAACAACGGCAAGCTGCTGTTCACTCTGTATGCGGAGACCGGACTTGAGAAATACAAGCTGGCTGCGGGTCACCTGCGGGATCAGCTGCGGACCCATCCCCGGACTTCTGAGGGCGCCTTCTGGCACAAAAACATTTACCCGTACCAGATCTGGCTTGACGGCCTTTATATGGGTTCGCCGTTCTATTTGCAGTATCTGCTGGCATTTGAGGAAGGTGCGGATATTGGGGATGTAACGAAGCAGTTTATTCTGTGTGAAAAGCATACCAAGGACCCGGTTACCGGTCTGCTGTTCCATGCCTGGGACGAAAAGAAGGTTCAGCCGTGGTGCGATCCGCAGACCGGCCTGTCCGAGAATTTCTGGGGCCGCTCAATGGGCTGGTATCTGATGGCGCTGGTCGATGTGCTGGAGCTGCTGCCTGCGGATCACGCTGACTATAATGAGCTGGTGCGTATTCTGCGGGATACCCTCGGTGCGTTGAAGAGCTATCAGGATGCTGAAACCGGCGTATGGTACCAGGTGGTTAATCTGGGAGAGCGCAAAGGCAATTATCTTGAGGCATCGGCTTCAAGCATGATCGTCTATGCACTGGGCAAAGGCATCCGTCTCGGTGTGCTGGATAACAGCTGGACTGAGATGCTGGACCGCGGCTACGCCGGACTGATCGCCGAATTTGTGCTTGTTACGAAGGAGGGCCGGGTCAATCTGAACAAAAACTGCCAGGTTGCCGGGCTCGGCGGCGCAGATAAACGTGACGGAACGTATGCCTACTATATCAGTGAGCCGATCATCACGAATGACCAGAAGGGGCTTGGGGCATTCCTGCAGGCCTGTGCGGAATATGAGCAGCTAAGAGCGGGCTCCGGGGCTTCCGGACTTTCCGGACAAGGAGGTTCCCATGCTGCAGTTTAA
- a CDS encoding dienelactone hydrolase family protein, with protein sequence MSEHKVPLESLLGDLPEHGPGPVEAVLLKQEIHDGFRLESLLLELNGLEKVPATLVKPLEGDGPFPLVLFNHSHGGNYTNGRKELLSSSSYLQSPSFAKTLTDMGYAVCCIDMWGFNERSGKAESELVKEMLWTGKVLWGMMLYDSRRALDYLCSREDIDAKRIGTIGMSMGGLMAWWLAALDERVKVTVDICGQVDAQTLIDKRGLDHHGFYSYVPGLLKHYTTLEIQQRIVPRARMSLSGRSDRMCPAEGVRLLDEGLSAAYEAAGKPEHWQNVTATGGHMETLEMRVAWQAFLAEHL encoded by the coding sequence ATGAGTGAGCATAAGGTTCCTTTAGAGTCGCTGCTGGGTGATCTGCCGGAGCACGGTCCGGGACCGGTAGAAGCGGTGCTGCTGAAACAGGAAATTCATGACGGCTTCCGCCTGGAATCACTGCTGCTGGAGCTGAACGGGCTGGAAAAGGTACCGGCAACGCTTGTGAAGCCGCTGGAAGGCGACGGGCCCTTCCCGCTGGTGCTGTTCAACCACTCGCATGGCGGGAATTATACGAACGGCCGCAAGGAGCTGCTTAGCAGCAGCTCCTATCTGCAGTCGCCTTCCTTTGCCAAGACGCTGACAGACATGGGCTATGCCGTCTGCTGCATAGACATGTGGGGCTTTAATGAGCGCAGCGGCAAGGCTGAGAGTGAGCTGGTAAAAGAAATGCTCTGGACGGGCAAGGTGCTGTGGGGCATGATGCTGTACGACAGTCGCCGTGCGCTGGACTACCTGTGCTCGCGTGAGGATATTGACGCTAAGCGGATCGGCACCATCGGCATGTCGATGGGCGGACTGATGGCCTGGTGGCTGGCGGCGCTGGATGAGCGGGTTAAGGTAACGGTCGACATTTGCGGACAGGTGGATGCACAGACCCTGATCGATAAAAGAGGACTGGACCATCACGGCTTCTACTCCTATGTTCCTGGGCTACTCAAGCATTACACGACGCTTGAGATCCAGCAGCGGATCGTGCCGCGGGCGCGGATGAGCCTGAGCGGACGCAGCGACCGGATGTGCCCGGCCGAGGGCGTAAGGCTGCTGGACGAAGGCCTGTCCGCAGCCTATGAGGCCGCCGGCAAGCCTGAACACTGGCAGAACGTTACAGCAACCGGCGGGCACATGGAGACGCTGGAGATGCGGGTGGCCTGGCAGGCTTTTTTGGCGGAGCATTTGTAG
- a CDS encoding membrane protein, translated as MKRVMMIVMAFTLFFAVTAPDFADARRGGGFKSGSRGFTTTPKKSTTDNVRKSDSTTGTTAGTAANTNRGFFSGGGLMKGMMIGGLAGFLFGSMFAGMGAFGNILGFLVNMLAIYLVVVLVMSFFRRRRERRRLEERDGRY; from the coding sequence ATGAAACGTGTAATGATGATTGTAATGGCCTTTACCCTGTTCTTTGCTGTAACCGCTCCCGATTTTGCGGATGCGCGGCGCGGCGGAGGGTTTAAATCCGGCAGCCGCGGCTTTACCACGACTCCGAAGAAATCAACTACGGATAATGTTAGAAAAAGCGATAGCACTACTGGTACTACAGCCGGAACTGCAGCCAATACAAACCGCGGATTCTTTAGCGGCGGCGGGCTGATGAAGGGCATGATGATCGGCGGACTGGCCGGCTTCCTGTTCGGCAGCATGTTTGCCGGCATGGGCGCTTTCGGTAATATTCTCGGCTTCCTCGTTAACATGCTTGCGATCTATCTTGTGGTGGTGCTTGTAATGTCCTTCTTCCGCCGCAGAAGAGAAAGACGCAGACTTGAAGAAAGAGACGGCCGCTACTAA
- a CDS encoding DegV family protein produces MAIKIITDSGSDLPIEYVEKYNVTIVHLPVHFGHDLMPEHTETKVFYEMMRESKELPTTASPSPQSFLEAFKEVEPGTDIMVLCMSSNISSTYQTATIAKEMYEEEGHPNAIEIIDTKRFSGGLSLIVATAARLSLTCSLAELKEKVLRQIQQTTAYFTLDTLENVIKGGRLNRLSGAVASVLNIKLLLKISEDEGKVEVVEKTRGLPKALNLLLSKLDEKQYDYEKAAIAIVHSNCEKLALEIKARILEKHPFKEVVFSSMGPVMGTYAGEGGIGVAF; encoded by the coding sequence ATGGCCATCAAGATAATTACGGACAGCGGTTCCGACCTGCCCATTGAGTATGTTGAGAAGTATAATGTGACGATTGTTCATCTGCCGGTTCATTTCGGGCATGATCTGATGCCTGAGCACACGGAGACCAAGGTCTTTTATGAAATGATGCGAGAATCTAAGGAGCTGCCTACAACGGCAAGTCCAAGTCCGCAAAGCTTCCTGGAAGCATTCAAGGAGGTGGAACCGGGTACAGATATCATGGTCCTGTGTATGTCCTCCAACATCAGCAGCACTTATCAGACAGCTACGATTGCCAAGGAGATGTATGAGGAAGAAGGACATCCGAATGCAATTGAAATTATAGATACAAAAAGATTCTCCGGAGGCCTGTCGCTTATCGTGGCAACGGCGGCGAGATTATCGCTGACCTGCAGCCTGGCAGAGCTAAAGGAAAAGGTACTTAGACAAATCCAGCAAACAACAGCCTATTTCACCCTGGATACGTTAGAAAATGTGATTAAAGGCGGCCGCTTGAACCGTCTGTCTGGCGCAGTAGCATCTGTGCTGAATATTAAGCTATTGCTGAAGATTAGCGAGGATGAGGGCAAGGTTGAGGTAGTGGAGAAAACCCGCGGCCTGCCTAAAGCGCTGAATCTGCTGCTGAGCAAGCTGGACGAGAAGCAATATGATTACGAAAAAGCGGCGATCGCCATCGTTCACAGCAACTGTGAGAAGCTGGCGCTGGAGATTAAGGCGCGTATACTTGAAAAGCACCCCTTCAAAGAGGTTGTTTTCTCCAGCATGGGTCCCGTTATGGGCACTTATGCCGGTGAAGGCGGGATTGGAGTCGCTTTTTAA
- a CDS encoding aldo/keto reductase: MNVRTLGREGLSVSALGLGCMGMSDFYSGRDDQESIRTLYRAFDLGVSFLDTADMYGVGRNEELVGRAVKGRRNDIIIATKFGNVRSSDGRMLGINGRPEYVKAACDASLLRLGVDHIDLYYQHRVDPNTPIEETVGAMADLVQAGKVRFLGLSEAGAGTIRRAHQVHPISALQTEYSLWSRDVEDEILPVCRELGIGFVPYSPLGRGFLTGQIRAFEDLAEDDYRRNSPRFQGENFNKNLELVERIKEIAAEQEVQPSQLALAWLLAQGEDIVPIPGTKRIKYLEENAGALAIRLSDDELERINEAAPKGSAAGTRYPEQGMRSVSL, translated from the coding sequence ATGAATGTAAGAACACTGGGACGTGAAGGGCTAAGTGTATCAGCGCTTGGACTCGGCTGTATGGGGATGTCTGATTTTTACAGCGGCCGGGATGATCAGGAGTCCATCCGGACCCTTTACCGTGCTTTTGATTTGGGCGTTTCCTTTCTGGATACGGCAGATATGTATGGAGTCGGCCGGAATGAGGAGCTGGTAGGCCGGGCGGTCAAAGGCCGCCGCAACGATATCATTATCGCTACCAAGTTCGGCAATGTGCGCAGCAGCGACGGAAGGATGCTTGGCATCAACGGCCGGCCGGAATATGTAAAAGCAGCCTGTGATGCCAGCCTGCTCCGGCTGGGCGTCGATCATATCGACCTGTACTACCAGCACCGGGTAGACCCGAATACGCCAATTGAGGAAACCGTTGGCGCTATGGCTGACCTGGTTCAGGCAGGCAAGGTACGTTTCCTCGGCCTGTCTGAGGCTGGAGCAGGCACAATCCGCCGGGCACATCAGGTCCATCCGATATCTGCACTGCAGACGGAATATTCGCTCTGGAGCCGGGATGTTGAGGATGAGATTCTGCCGGTCTGCCGTGAGCTCGGCATTGGCTTCGTCCCGTACAGCCCGCTTGGCAGAGGGTTTCTGACCGGGCAGATCCGTGCCTTCGAGGATCTCGCTGAGGATGATTACCGCCGCAATTCCCCGCGCTTTCAGGGGGAGAACTTCAACAAGAACCTGGAGCTTGTGGAGCGGATCAAAGAAATTGCTGCAGAGCAAGAGGTTCAGCCGTCTCAGCTCGCCTTGGCCTGGCTGCTTGCCCAGGGCGAAGATATTGTGCCAATCCCCGGTACCAAGCGAATCAAGTATCTGGAGGAGAATGCGGGCGCATTAGCGATCCGGCTGAGTGATGACGAGCTGGAACGCATAAATGAGGCTGCACCCAAGGGAAGCGCGGCCGGAACGCGTTACCCGGAGCAGGGGATGAGAAGCGTAAGCCTGTAA
- a CDS encoding YxcD family protein — protein sequence MSTTVLSMDEIINAICLHMAERKAVRVQDVQVELSWDEDTGYTAEVWIQGRSQYLVESNMIEAILRYLHSEYGIRAYRENVRLDLDEEITAIVNM from the coding sequence ATGTCAACGACTGTTCTCAGTATGGATGAAATCATTAACGCGATCTGCCTCCACATGGCTGAACGCAAGGCTGTCCGTGTCCAGGACGTTCAGGTTGAGCTCAGCTGGGACGAAGACACCGGCTATACTGCTGAGGTCTGGATTCAGGGACGCAGCCAGTATCTGGTGGAATCCAATATGATCGAAGCGATCCTCCGCTATCTGCACAGCGAGTACGGCATCCGCGCTTACCGCGAGAATGTACGGCTCGATCTGGATGAGGAAATTACCGCAATTGTGAATATGTAA
- a CDS encoding glycoside hydrolase family 28 protein encodes MLQFNIADYGAQRDSGILATSAINEAVTAASEAGGGTVYVPAGRFLSGAIILKSNIELHLSPGAVLSFSTDQGDYPVVESRWEGVRQQVYASCIYGSDLVNISITGSGTLDGNGGPWWDVFRNRRGELAYPRPKLISFDRCSRVTIKDVTLLNSPSWTVNPIECSNVTVDNVSIINPADSPNTDGIDPESCNGVRISNCSIDVGDDCIAIKAGTEDTAERIPCENITITNCTMAHGHGAVVLGSEMSGDIRNVVISNCIFKETDRGIRMKSRRGRGGIVEDIRISNIVMDHVLCPFTMNLYYFCGPRGKEKYVWDKNPYPVTEETPCFRRVHFANITARNVHAAAGFLYGLAEQYVTEVTFSNVDISMAEHAVPGHPDMMTGMEDMNNRGFYLGNVRNVRFHQVTVENHEGPAFYIENGDRVELIGCESRNTRKPEQLEERVTLAGADLNLKG; translated from the coding sequence ATGCTGCAGTTTAATATTGCCGATTACGGCGCACAGCGGGACAGCGGAATCCTCGCTACATCAGCAATTAATGAGGCGGTTACGGCGGCAAGTGAAGCCGGGGGAGGGACCGTGTATGTTCCGGCAGGGCGGTTCCTCAGCGGTGCCATCATTCTGAAAAGCAATATCGAGCTTCATCTAAGCCCTGGGGCTGTGCTGTCCTTCAGTACGGACCAAGGCGACTATCCGGTGGTGGAATCCCGGTGGGAGGGTGTCCGGCAGCAGGTCTATGCCTCCTGCATCTACGGCAGTGATCTGGTTAATATCTCGATCACAGGTAGCGGAACGCTTGACGGCAACGGCGGACCCTGGTGGGATGTGTTCCGTAACCGCCGCGGCGAGCTTGCCTATCCGCGTCCGAAGCTGATCAGCTTTGACCGCTGCAGCCGGGTAACGATCAAGGATGTAACGCTGCTCAACTCGCCGAGCTGGACTGTTAATCCGATCGAGTGCAGCAATGTCACTGTGGACAATGTGTCCATTATCAATCCGGCCGATTCCCCCAATACCGATGGCATTGATCCTGAGTCGTGTAACGGTGTGCGGATCAGCAACTGCAGCATTGATGTCGGGGATGACTGTATTGCGATTAAGGCAGGTACCGAGGATACGGCTGAACGGATTCCGTGTGAAAATATTACGATTACGAACTGCACCATGGCCCACGGCCACGGCGCTGTAGTGCTTGGCAGCGAGATGAGCGGGGACATCCGCAATGTCGTCATCAGCAACTGTATCTTTAAGGAGACCGACCGCGGTATCCGTATGAAGTCACGGCGCGGCCGGGGCGGAATCGTGGAGGATATCCGCATCTCCAACATTGTAATGGACCATGTGCTGTGCCCGTTCACGATGAACCTTTATTATTTCTGCGGCCCGCGGGGCAAGGAGAAATATGTCTGGGACAAAAATCCGTATCCGGTTACGGAGGAGACGCCTTGCTTCCGCCGGGTGCATTTTGCCAACATTACCGCACGCAATGTACATGCCGCTGCAGGGTTCCTGTACGGGCTGGCTGAGCAGTATGTAACGGAAGTAACGTTTAGCAATGTCGATATTTCCATGGCGGAGCATGCGGTGCCGGGTCATCCGGATATGATGACCGGCATGGAGGATATGAATAACCGCGGGTTCTATCTCGGCAATGTGCGGAATGTGCGGTTCCATCAGGTGACGGTGGAGAATCATGAAGGCCCGGCCTTCTACATCGAGAACGGTGACCGGGTTGAGCTTATCGGCTGCGAGTCGCGGAATACACGTAAGCCGGAGCAGCTGGAGGAGCGGGTAACGCTTGCCGGGGCTGATCTGAATCTGAAAGGATAG
- a CDS encoding S66 family peptidase: protein MITYPILQPGAVLGVTASSLGADEGHRDIFDEAVERMRQRGYGVALAETVYKYDKARSAPGRERGSEFNQMMQDGEIGLIIPPWGGELLIEMLEFIDFDEIRPKWVLGFSDISLLLLAITLRTGIATAHGPSLGDLRGQQTDETTAMWQKVLSTPSGGSIVQQSSPKHEGPEEASAEALTSPFGQNTLTVWKSVSGQDVSLKGRLLGGCIDVIRHIIGTPYGDVQRFNSRFAGGEPIVWYLENCDLNTADLRRSLVHMKYAGWFENCSGILFGRSGGNQPLLGYTAEDVYRDLAEDLQLPVLYDLDFGHVPPQMTLVNGAYAEVEVAGGRGTVKQYFYE from the coding sequence ATGATTACATATCCGATTTTACAACCGGGGGCGGTCCTGGGAGTGACTGCTTCGTCGCTTGGTGCGGATGAAGGGCACCGGGATATTTTTGACGAGGCTGTCGAACGTATGAGGCAAAGAGGCTACGGGGTAGCCCTTGCTGAGACAGTATACAAATATGACAAAGCAAGGTCTGCTCCGGGCAGGGAACGGGGGAGCGAATTTAATCAGATGATGCAGGATGGGGAAATAGGCCTGATCATTCCGCCATGGGGCGGCGAGCTGCTGATCGAAATGCTGGAGTTTATTGATTTTGACGAGATCAGACCCAAATGGGTGCTGGGCTTCTCCGACATCAGCCTGCTGCTGCTTGCCATCACCTTGCGGACTGGGATTGCCACGGCTCACGGGCCAAGCCTCGGGGATTTGCGCGGGCAGCAGACTGATGAGACAACGGCCATGTGGCAAAAGGTGCTCTCAACACCGTCCGGCGGCAGCATTGTCCAGCAATCCTCACCAAAGCATGAGGGGCCGGAGGAGGCGTCAGCTGAGGCCTTAACATCCCCGTTCGGCCAGAATACGCTGACGGTGTGGAAGTCGGTATCCGGTCAGGACGTTTCGCTAAAAGGCCGCCTGCTCGGCGGCTGCATTGATGTCATCCGGCATATCATTGGAACGCCTTATGGCGATGTGCAGCGATTCAACAGCCGGTTTGCAGGCGGAGAGCCGATTGTCTGGTATCTGGAGAACTGTGATCTGAATACGGCAGATCTCCGCAGATCGCTTGTTCACATGAAGTACGCCGGCTGGTTTGAGAATTGCTCGGGGATACTGTTCGGACGGAGCGGAGGTAACCAGCCGCTGCTCGGCTACACTGCAGAAGACGTATACCGTGATTTGGCGGAGGACCTGCAGCTGCCGGTTCTTTACGATCTTGATTTCGGGCATGTACCGCCGCAAATGACGCTGGTTAACGGTGCATATGCCGAGGTGGAGGTCGCGGGCGGCCGGGGAACAGTTAAACAATATTTCTATGAGTAG
- a CDS encoding glycoside hydrolase family 43 protein, with protein MSAIIRNPILPGFNPDPCILRVGETYYIAVSSFEWLPGVRIYSSDNLADWEHCTDILTSQVELRGNPKNCSIWAPQLSYHDNLYYLLYTDVKSTKRPFKDCHNYLMTASSIEGPWSEPAYLNSSGFDPSLFHDSDGRKWLLNALWDYRILEGNKSSGIVIQEYDAAAQRLIGEPAKLFDCTPLKKTEAPHIYKQNGYYYLITAEGGTGTGHAVTVARSRELAGPYEVDPLNPMLTSRNSPDLALQCAGHGSLVQTPGGQWYMAHLCTRPVDGKYAILGRETALQQVYWDEAGWLRLSAGGNEPQLTLLAPEGVAVNGTPRSSVFEDSFDGTQLKKTWNTLRILADDSWCSLTARPGYLRLTAGESVQSLFKHHILAVRQSDISFRAETKLEYQPQSYLQMAGLLLYLNEDNYLYAYISHEQGQGRVLRLMKCEADSFSYEPAAIALDDQSPVQLAVSVDGATGQFYYRSGDAEDWTALYGTQELGFLSGGFTGNFVGIAAHDMNQFAGSYADFAHFRYEGRDQ; from the coding sequence ATGAGTGCAATCATCCGTAATCCGATACTGCCCGGATTTAATCCGGACCCGTGCATTCTGCGTGTCGGAGAGACTTATTATATCGCTGTTTCATCGTTTGAATGGCTGCCGGGGGTGCGGATCTATTCATCTGACAATCTGGCGGACTGGGAGCACTGTACAGACATTCTGACCTCGCAGGTGGAGCTGCGCGGGAATCCCAAGAACTGCAGCATCTGGGCGCCGCAGCTGAGCTATCATGACAATCTGTACTACCTGCTGTATACGGATGTCAAAAGCACCAAACGGCCGTTCAAGGACTGCCACAATTACCTGATGACGGCATCGTCTATTGAAGGCCCTTGGTCAGAGCCTGCCTATCTGAACAGCAGCGGCTTCGACCCGTCGCTGTTCCACGATAGCGACGGCCGGAAATGGCTGCTCAATGCACTATGGGATTACCGCATTCTGGAGGGGAATAAGTCCAGCGGCATTGTGATCCAGGAATATGACGCTGCCGCGCAGCGGCTGATCGGCGAGCCTGCCAAGCTGTTCGACTGTACGCCGCTCAAGAAGACGGAAGCGCCGCATATTTATAAGCAGAACGGCTACTATTACCTGATTACCGCCGAAGGCGGGACTGGCACTGGGCATGCTGTTACAGTAGCCCGCTCCCGGGAGCTTGCCGGTCCTTATGAGGTTGATCCGCTCAACCCGATGCTCACTTCCCGGAACAGCCCGGACCTGGCGCTGCAGTGTGCCGGACACGGCAGCCTGGTGCAGACACCGGGCGGACAGTGGTACATGGCTCATCTGTGCACCCGTCCGGTGGACGGCAAGTATGCCATTCTTGGACGTGAAACAGCGCTGCAGCAGGTGTACTGGGATGAAGCAGGCTGGCTGCGCCTCAGTGCAGGCGGCAATGAACCGCAGCTTACACTTCTTGCACCTGAAGGTGTAGCTGTGAACGGGACCCCTCGCAGCAGCGTGTTTGAAGACAGCTTCGACGGCACGCAGCTGAAGAAGACATGGAATACGCTGCGGATTCTGGCTGACGACAGCTGGTGCTCGCTGACAGCGCGTCCAGGCTATCTCCGGCTGACTGCCGGCGAATCCGTGCAGAGTCTGTTCAAGCATCATATCCTGGCGGTCCGCCAGAGTGATATAAGCTTCCGTGCAGAAACGAAGCTTGAATATCAGCCGCAGAGCTATCTGCAGATGGCCGGTCTGCTGCTCTATCTGAATGAGGATAACTACCTGTATGCTTACATCTCGCATGAGCAGGGCCAGGGCCGCGTGCTGCGGCTGATGAAATGCGAGGCGGACAGCTTCAGCTATGAGCCTGCCGCCATTGCGTTAGACGATCAGTCACCTGTTCAGCTCGCCGTGTCCGTCGATGGTGCAACGGGGCAATTCTACTACCGCAGCGGTGATGCGGAGGACTGGACAGCCCTTTACGGGACGCAGGAGCTCGGCTTCCTCTCCGGCGGCTTCACCGGAAATTTCGTGGGCATAGCTGCCCATGACATGAACCAGTTCGCCGGCAGCTATGCGGATTTCGCACATTTCCGGTATGAGGGCAGGGACCAGTAA
- a CDS encoding beta-class carbonic anhydrase — translation MTQISEILNFNKKFVEEKEYEAYLTSRFPDKKMLIITCMDTRLVELLPKAMNFKNGDVKIIKNAGAVISQPFGSVMRSVMVALYELDADEVIVVGHYECGMASLNADKMINSIKERGVSDEVLSTLENSGIKLTKWLRGFDNVQDGVIQTVELIKRHPLLPPNVPIHGMIIDPATGALELVSEGYVENKATL, via the coding sequence ATGACACAAATATCGGAGATTTTGAATTTTAACAAGAAGTTTGTTGAGGAGAAAGAATACGAAGCCTATCTGACCAGCCGCTTTCCGGATAAAAAGATGCTGATTATTACCTGTATGGACACACGGCTGGTTGAGCTTTTGCCAAAAGCGATGAACTTCAAAAACGGTGATGTCAAAATCATCAAAAATGCCGGTGCCGTTATCTCCCAGCCCTTCGGGTCGGTTATGCGAAGCGTTATGGTCGCTCTGTATGAGCTGGATGCGGACGAGGTTATCGTAGTTGGACACTATGAATGCGGCATGGCTTCCCTGAACGCGGACAAAATGATCAACTCCATCAAGGAACGCGGTGTATCCGATGAAGTCCTGTCTACGCTTGAAAATTCGGGGATTAAGCTGACCAAATGGCTGCGCGGGTTTGACAATGTGCAGGACGGGGTAATTCAGACTGTGGAGCTGATTAAGCGCCATCCTTTACTCCCCCCAAACGTGCCTATTCACGGCATGATCATCGATCCGGCAACCGGAGCGCTTGAGCTTGTCTCGGAAGGCTACGTGGAGAACAAGGCAACTCTCTGA